The window CGAATTTCTCGGTGGCTTACTCGAAAAAAACCACCATTGACAGGGGTCAGGAACTGTGGGATAAAAGCTGGTCGGCTAATCTTGAACTGAAGTATGATATCAAGGGGACCAAAGGAATCGGAATGCCCCTGCCATTCCTCAATAAAAAGAAACTCAAGTTCGAAAGCGCCCTTACGACGGTCCTCAACGTCAGCTACAGCAGGGCGGAAAGATATAACGTTCCTCCGACTTCGACTCTCTCCATCTATCCGAGATTCACTTATACATTCAGCAGGAACGTGTCGGGAAACCTCGCTCTCGGTTACAAGAGGAGTGCTGGAGGTATCTACGGTTACATCAATCATGAGGTGAGCTTGCATGCCACGGCGGAATTTAAGTTCTAGGAGATTTCCAGGCTTTCAGATGGCAGCTCTTTTTCTCTCTGCCGCGCTGGCGATAAGCGCGTGTGGAAGTAACGATCCTCCCGTGTTCGATGCCGATAACGCTTTTGATCTTCTCGAGCAGCAATGCGGGATTGGGCCCCGGTTTCCCGGAAGCCCGGAGCACAGGATGCTGCAGAGGTACCTGGCATCCAGCCTGGAAAGATACGGAGCGAATCTTTCGCTGCAGCCGTTCGAGGGGATCCTCAGCAGCGGAGATACTCTTCGACTGGTAAATATCATCGGTAACTACAATATGAAATCAGGCAAGAGGATAATGCTTGGAGCCCATTATGATACAAGGCCTGTCGCCGACATGGATCCCGATCCGGCAAACAGGGATATTCCTATAACAGGAGCTAACGATGGGGCCAGCGGAGTCGCCGTTCTTCTTGAAATAGCGAGGCTTCTGGGTGAACACCCTCCTCCCGTCGGAGTCGATATTATACTTTTTGACGGAGAAGATTATGGAGAAGCGGGAAAGGCGGAGGATTTCTGCCTCGGATCGGCATATTTCGCATCCAACACCCGTGGATACATGCCTTTCGCGGCGATCGTGATCGATATGATTGGAGATTCGGATCTTGTAATCAGGCAGGAGGGATTTTCGCGAGCGGCGGCGCCTGACCTGTATGAAGAGATATTCGCGATCGCTGATGAGCTTGGCCTGCGGCAGTTCCGCAGGGAAAAGGGTCAGATGATCATAGACGACCACCTGCCGTTGATACAGGCGGGATTCAGAGCGGTCGACCTGATCGATTTTGATTACGATCACTGGCATACTCTCGAGGACACGCCGGACAAGTGTTCCCGGGAAAGCCTCGACGCTGTGGGAAGGGTCCTTATAGAGTTCATCTGGCGGCAGAAATAGGAAGACATATTAAAATCGCTTTCCAGGTCCGGTACGATTTCACTTGATTTTTAACACTTTTTCAACTAGGTATTAGTGGATGTTGATGGGGCGGATGCCCCA of the Candidatus Krumholzibacteriota bacterium genome contains:
- a CDS encoding M28 family peptidase; the protein is MAALFLSAALAISACGSNDPPVFDADNAFDLLEQQCGIGPRFPGSPEHRMLQRYLASSLERYGANLSLQPFEGILSSGDTLRLVNIIGNYNMKSGKRIMLGAHYDTRPVADMDPDPANRDIPITGANDGASGVAVLLEIARLLGEHPPPVGVDIILFDGEDYGEAGKAEDFCLGSAYFASNTRGYMPFAAIVIDMIGDSDLVIRQEGFSRAAAPDLYEEIFAIADELGLRQFRREKGQMIIDDHLPLIQAGFRAVDLIDFDYDHWHTLEDTPDKCSRESLDAVGRVLIEFIWRQK